From Streptomyces sp. NBC_00775, one genomic window encodes:
- a CDS encoding ABC transporter ATP-binding protein translates to MYELRGVTKRYTRGKDTVDALAGIDLTIGDGDRLVIQGPTGGGKSTLLQMLGGLDRPTAGSVELDGTDMAKLSEAKLTKVRSENIGFVFQSFNLIPTLTAQENVETALVPLKVKAKERRERAAAALESVGLAERLGHLPAELSGGQQQRVAIARALVKQPKVLLADEPTGNLDESMRDEIMDVLEAMWKEHGLTFIMVTHDSAIAKKAPRLATIRKGKITVKENAGA, encoded by the coding sequence ATGTACGAACTCAGAGGCGTCACCAAGCGCTATACGCGGGGCAAGGACACGGTCGACGCGCTCGCCGGTATCGATCTGACCATCGGGGACGGCGACCGGCTCGTCATCCAGGGCCCCACCGGTGGCGGAAAATCGACCCTTCTCCAGATGCTCGGCGGGCTCGACCGTCCCACCGCGGGCAGTGTCGAACTCGACGGCACGGACATGGCGAAGCTTTCCGAGGCGAAACTCACCAAAGTGCGCAGTGAGAACATCGGTTTCGTCTTTCAGAGCTTCAACCTGATTCCCACGCTCACCGCGCAGGAGAACGTGGAGACCGCCCTCGTACCCCTCAAGGTGAAGGCGAAGGAGCGGCGCGAACGGGCCGCCGCCGCGCTGGAGTCGGTGGGCCTGGCCGAGCGGCTCGGGCATCTGCCCGCCGAGCTCTCCGGCGGTCAGCAGCAGCGTGTCGCCATCGCCCGCGCCCTGGTCAAGCAGCCGAAGGTGCTGCTCGCCGACGAGCCGACCGGCAACCTCGACGAATCCATGCGCGACGAGATCATGGACGTACTGGAAGCCATGTGGAAGGAGCACGGGCTCACTTTCATCATGGTCACGCACGATTCCGCGATCGCGAAGAAGGCCCCGAGGCTTGCGACGATCCGCAAGGGCAAGATCACCGTCAAGGAGAACGCGGGAGCATAA
- a CDS encoding ABC transporter permease: MFFTYLRRELRRRRKAALVVASGLALGIALVIVVSSVSSGMEKAQGKVLQSLYGLGTDMTVTKAAAPAASSSDRPRFNFDAQDNGDDSEQSSDRVMVQGFQTLASSTVTKVNSQKGVSDSVGGLSLQVIKVNGSFTRGQFQQNQNSGSGDQQGRQGGAQPSPEGTVKGGGANFDVNNYSVYGTDVTKPALGPLTSSKITSGRTFKTSETNAKVVVADKSYAKEKKLKLGSTVTIKSVKYKVIGIATPDSGDAAANLYIPLKQAQTISDSKNKVTTIYVKASDSQQISSVKSTIQKNISGTTVTTSADLADTVSGSLSTASSLASNVGKWLSIAVLVAAFLVAGLLTSSAVSRRVREFGTLKALGWKSRRVTGQVVGEAIVNGLVGGALGIGLGLAGAYVVTSISPTLSAQVGSSGGGAAGGPGGGGGFGGPARQTASKALDVALTAPVSLNTIAVAVALAVAGGLIAGAFGGWRASRLRPADALRRVE, from the coding sequence ATGTTCTTCACCTACCTGAGGCGCGAACTGCGCCGCCGCAGAAAGGCGGCCCTCGTCGTCGCCTCCGGGCTCGCCCTGGGCATCGCCCTGGTCATCGTGGTCAGTTCCGTGTCCTCGGGCATGGAAAAGGCCCAGGGCAAGGTGCTTCAGTCGCTGTACGGGCTGGGTACCGACATGACGGTCACCAAGGCCGCGGCGCCCGCCGCGAGCAGCAGCGACCGCCCGCGCTTCAACTTCGACGCGCAGGACAACGGCGACGACAGCGAGCAGAGCAGCGACCGCGTCATGGTCCAGGGCTTCCAGACCCTGGCCTCCTCGACCGTCACCAAGGTCAACTCCCAGAAGGGCGTCTCGGACTCCGTCGGCGGGCTGAGCCTCCAGGTCATCAAGGTCAACGGCTCGTTCACGCGGGGCCAGTTCCAGCAGAACCAGAACAGCGGCAGCGGCGACCAGCAGGGCCGCCAGGGTGGCGCCCAGCCCTCGCCCGAGGGCACCGTCAAGGGCGGCGGCGCCAACTTCGACGTCAACAACTACTCGGTCTACGGCACCGATGTCACCAAGCCGGCCCTCGGCCCGCTGACCTCGTCGAAGATCACCAGCGGTCGTACGTTCAAGACGTCGGAGACCAACGCCAAGGTCGTCGTCGCCGACAAGTCGTACGCCAAGGAGAAGAAGCTCAAGCTCGGCAGTACCGTCACTATCAAGAGCGTCAAGTACAAGGTCATCGGCATCGCGACGCCGGACAGCGGTGACGCGGCGGCCAACCTCTACATCCCGCTCAAGCAGGCCCAGACGATCAGTGACTCCAAGAACAAGGTCACCACGATCTACGTCAAGGCGTCCGACTCGCAGCAGATCAGCAGCGTCAAGAGCACCATCCAGAAGAACATCTCGGGTACGACCGTGACGACCTCCGCGGACCTCGCGGACACCGTCTCCGGTTCCCTGTCGACCGCCTCCAGCCTCGCCTCGAACGTCGGCAAGTGGCTCTCGATCGCGGTGCTCGTGGCCGCGTTCCTGGTGGCCGGTCTGCTCACCTCCTCGGCCGTCTCCCGCCGCGTGCGCGAGTTCGGCACCCTCAAGGCGCTCGGCTGGAAGTCGCGCCGGGTGACCGGCCAGGTCGTCGGTGAGGCCATCGTGAACGGTCTGGTCGGCGGCGCCCTCGGTATCGGGCTCGGCCTCGCGGGCGCCTATGTCGTCACCTCGATCAGCCCGACCCTCTCTGCTCAGGTGGGGAGTTCGGGCGGTGGCGCGGCCGGCGGTCCCGGCGGTGGCGGCGGCTTCGGCGGTCCCGCACGGCAGACCGCGTCCAAGGCCCTCGACGTCGCGCTCACCGCGCCCGTCAGCCTCAACACCATCGCCGTCGCGGTCGCCCTCGCTGTCGCGGGCGGTCTGATCGCCGGTGCCTTCGGCGGCTGGCGTGCCTCCCGGCTGCGGCCCGCGGACGCCCTGCGCCGCGTCGAATAA
- a CDS encoding L,D-transpeptidase → MTDSKRRKGLMAASALLGGVLVLSACSGGDDKASGSDGGDSTSQAKVDEAAAKKTSEAEIKITPKDGSDNASINNGTAVTVSKGTLTSVTMTTATGTAVAGQISADKKSWKPAGQLERATTYKVAAEASDSAGRTAHENTSFTTVSPTNSFIGNFTPEDGSTVGVGMPVSINFDKAITNKAAVQKGITVSSSSGQEVVGHWFSANRLDFRPENYWTGGSTVTLKLNLDGVEGASGVYGVQQKTVTFKIGRNQVSIVDAKTKTMKVTQGGKTIKTIPISAGAPEHTTYQGQMVISEKFKETRMDGSTVGFTNDDGKGEYDIKDVPHAMRLSSSGTFIHGNYWGAKSVFGSVNTSHGCVGLSDTKGANDPNTPAAWFYNHSLIGDVVVVQNTGDKTIAPDNGLNGWNLDWAAWKAGSAV, encoded by the coding sequence ATGACGGACAGTAAGCGGCGCAAGGGCCTGATGGCCGCGTCCGCACTGCTCGGCGGGGTGCTGGTGCTCTCTGCGTGCAGCGGAGGCGACGACAAGGCCAGTGGCTCGGACGGCGGCGACAGCACGTCGCAGGCCAAGGTCGACGAGGCCGCGGCCAAGAAGACCTCCGAGGCCGAGATCAAGATCACGCCCAAGGACGGGTCCGACAACGCCTCCATCAACAACGGCACCGCGGTCACCGTGAGCAAGGGCACGCTCACGTCCGTGACGATGACGACCGCGACCGGCACCGCCGTCGCCGGCCAGATATCCGCCGACAAGAAGAGCTGGAAGCCCGCCGGTCAGCTCGAGCGCGCCACCACGTACAAGGTCGCCGCCGAGGCCAGCGACTCCGCGGGCCGCACCGCCCACGAGAACACCTCGTTCACCACGGTGTCCCCGACCAACAGCTTCATAGGCAACTTCACGCCCGAGGACGGCTCCACCGTCGGCGTCGGCATGCCGGTCTCGATCAACTTCGACAAGGCGATCACGAACAAGGCCGCCGTGCAGAAGGGGATCACCGTCTCCTCCAGCAGCGGCCAGGAGGTCGTCGGTCACTGGTTCAGCGCCAACCGCCTGGACTTCCGCCCCGAGAACTACTGGACCGGCGGCTCCACTGTCACCCTCAAGCTCAACCTCGACGGCGTCGAGGGCGCGAGCGGGGTCTACGGCGTGCAGCAGAAGACGGTCACCTTCAAGATCGGCCGCAACCAGGTCTCCATCGTCGACGCCAAGACCAAGACGATGAAGGTCACCCAGGGCGGCAAGACCATCAAGACCATCCCGATCTCCGCGGGAGCTCCGGAGCACACGACCTACCAGGGCCAGATGGTGATCTCCGAGAAGTTCAAGGAGACCCGGATGGACGGCTCGACGGTCGGCTTCACGAACGACGACGGCAAGGGCGAGTACGACATCAAGGACGTACCGCACGCCATGCGTCTTTCGAGCTCCGGCACGTTCATCCACGGCAACTACTGGGGCGCCAAGTCCGTCTTCGGTTCGGTGAACACCAGCCACGGCTGTGTCGGTCTGTCCGACACCAAGGGTGCCAACGACCCGAACACACCTGCCGCGTGGTTCTACAACCACTCGCTGATCGGTGACGTCGTGGTCGTCCAGAACACCGGCGACAAGACCATCGCCCCGGACAACGGCCTCAACGGCTGGAACCTGGACTGGGCGGCGTGGAAGGCCGGTTCGGCGGTCTGA
- a CDS encoding DUF2625 family protein, translated as MRDLTELTDVEEPAWPLLSEALASSGVSMEVLPGDRAQGRSTLLQLQITARSWLGGMVLNCGGVVLDSGWLRIYGSPGAGVPTGLPGGATGLPSLAEVNGFPDRFDPAWRPFNGLVVGHDVLGGVFVLNGPAPEAAGRPGRPGEMVYFAPDSLRWDALEVGHGAWLNWLLTEGTEAFYDTLRWPGWRAESGALTGTQGLSVVPFLWSAEARRDLHSTSRRAVPLAELLSLHRDFAWKLDSVDPGFFGNV; from the coding sequence ATGCGTGACCTGACCGAGCTGACCGACGTCGAGGAACCTGCCTGGCCGCTGCTGTCCGAGGCACTCGCCTCCAGCGGGGTGTCCATGGAGGTGCTGCCCGGCGACCGGGCCCAGGGCCGCTCGACCCTGCTCCAGTTGCAGATCACCGCGCGCTCCTGGCTGGGCGGCATGGTGCTCAACTGCGGTGGGGTGGTGCTGGACAGCGGGTGGCTGCGGATTTACGGCAGCCCGGGCGCCGGTGTGCCGACGGGGCTGCCGGGCGGGGCGACGGGCCTGCCGAGCCTCGCCGAGGTCAACGGGTTCCCCGACCGGTTCGATCCGGCCTGGCGGCCCTTCAACGGGCTTGTGGTCGGGCATGACGTGCTCGGCGGGGTCTTCGTGCTGAACGGGCCCGCCCCCGAGGCGGCGGGCCGTCCCGGACGTCCTGGCGAGATGGTGTACTTCGCGCCGGACTCGCTGCGGTGGGATGCCCTTGAGGTGGGCCATGGGGCCTGGCTCAACTGGCTTCTCACCGAGGGTACGGAGGCGTTCTACGACACCCTGCGGTGGCCCGGGTGGCGGGCCGAGTCCGGTGCGCTGACGGGGACGCAGGGGTTGTCGGTCGTGCCGTTCCTGTGGTCCGCGGAGGCTCGGCGGGACCTTCACTCGACGAGCCGGCGGGCGGTGCCGCTTGCGGAACTCCTGAGTCTGCACCGGGATTTCGCGTGGAAGCTCGACTCGGTGGATCCGGGGTTCTTCGGCAACGTGTGA
- a CDS encoding DEAD/DEAH box helicase, giving the protein MTRSERPVRKRPANARGAQTGGSAKTGGSARSAGRNTGRGAGKGGARKVAPPQEFSLPETITPALPAVESFDALDMPAALTKTLAAQGVTEPFPIQGATLPNSLAGRDVLGRGRTGSGKTLAFGLALLARTAGRRADSKAPLALVLVPTRELAQQVNDALTPYATAVNLRVATAVGGMSISRQSGTLRRGAEVLVATPGRLKDLIERGDCRLDQVAITVLDEADQMADMGFMPQVVALLQQVEPGGQRLLFSATLDKNIDRLVRMFLTDPVVHSVDPSAGAVTTMEHHVLHVADETDKKAVALRIAARDGRVILFVDTKRGADRFTKRLLANGVRASALHGGRSQPQRNRTLDQFKTGQVTALVATNVAARGIHIDDLDLVVNVDPPTDHKDYLHRGGRTARAGESGSVVTLVLPEQKREMTRLMADAGITPRTARVKSSDEELTRITGAREPSGVPVVIEVPQPAEQPKRTSKPRRATGGGARRPSVAGAGTGGGTESQGRQQRSRRGANPAATTNGGTAARRSSTTGGTNARRSDTGAASRRRRAA; this is encoded by the coding sequence ATGACTCGATCCGAACGTCCCGTCCGTAAGCGGCCGGCAAACGCGCGCGGCGCCCAGACCGGCGGCTCCGCGAAGACCGGCGGCTCCGCGAGGAGCGCGGGCCGGAACACCGGCCGGGGCGCCGGCAAGGGCGGTGCCCGCAAGGTCGCGCCGCCGCAGGAGTTCTCGCTGCCCGAGACCATCACGCCCGCGCTGCCCGCCGTCGAGTCCTTCGACGCGCTGGACATGCCCGCCGCGCTGACGAAGACCCTCGCCGCCCAGGGTGTCACCGAGCCCTTCCCGATCCAGGGCGCGACCCTGCCCAACTCCCTTGCCGGACGCGACGTTCTCGGCCGGGGCCGCACCGGCTCCGGCAAGACGCTCGCCTTCGGGCTCGCCCTGCTGGCGCGCACCGCGGGCCGCCGCGCCGACTCCAAGGCGCCGCTCGCCCTCGTCCTGGTCCCCACGCGTGAGCTCGCGCAGCAGGTCAACGACGCGCTGACGCCGTACGCGACCGCCGTGAACCTGCGCGTGGCCACGGCCGTCGGCGGTATGTCGATCAGCCGGCAGTCCGGCACGCTGCGCCGCGGCGCCGAGGTGCTGGTGGCCACCCCCGGGCGGCTCAAGGACCTCATCGAGCGGGGCGACTGCCGCCTCGACCAGGTCGCGATCACGGTGCTCGACGAGGCCGACCAGATGGCCGACATGGGCTTCATGCCGCAGGTCGTGGCGCTGCTCCAGCAGGTCGAACCGGGCGGTCAGCGACTGCTGTTCTCGGCGACTCTGGACAAGAACATCGACCGTCTCGTGCGGATGTTCCTGACGGACCCCGTGGTGCACTCGGTCGACCCCTCCGCGGGCGCGGTGACCACCATGGAGCACCACGTGCTGCATGTCGCCGACGAGACCGACAAGAAGGCCGTCGCCCTGCGGATCGCGGCCCGCGACGGCCGCGTCATCCTCTTCGTCGACACCAAGCGCGGCGCCGACCGCTTCACCAAGCGGCTCCTCGCCAACGGCGTACGGGCGTCCGCGCTGCACGGCGGGCGCAGCCAGCCGCAGCGCAACCGCACCCTCGACCAGTTCAAGACCGGTCAGGTCACCGCGCTGGTGGCCACCAACGTGGCGGCCCGCGGCATCCACATCGACGACCTCGACCTCGTGGTCAACGTCGACCCGCCGACCGACCACAAGGACTACCTGCACCGCGGCGGCCGTACCGCCCGCGCCGGTGAGTCCGGCAGTGTCGTCACCCTCGTACTGCCCGAGCAGAAGCGGGAGATGACCCGCCTCATGGCGGACGCCGGCATCACCCCGCGCACCGCCCGCGTCAAGTCCAGCGACGAGGAGCTCACCCGCATCACCGGCGCCCGCGAGCCCTCCGGCGTCCCGGTCGTCATCGAGGTCCCCCAGCCCGCCGAACAGCCGAAGCGCACCAGCAAGCCCCGCCGCGCGACCGGCGGCGGCGCCAGGCGCCCGTCGGTCGCGGGTGCGGGCACGGGCGGCGGCACGGAGTCCCAGGGCCGTCAGCAGCGGTCCCGTCGCGGCGCGAACCCGGCCGCCACGACGAACGGCGGCACCGCCGCCCGCCGCTCCAGCACCACCGGCGGCACCAACGCCCGCCGCAGCGACACCGGCGCAGCGAGCCGCAGGCGCAGGGCAGCCTAG
- a CDS encoding cold-shock protein: MATGTVKWFNSEKGFGFIEQDGGGPDVFAHYSNIASSGFRELLEGQKVSFDVAQGQKGLQAENIIPA, encoded by the coding sequence ATGGCTACCGGCACCGTGAAGTGGTTCAACTCGGAAAAGGGCTTCGGCTTCATCGAGCAGGACGGCGGCGGCCCCGACGTCTTCGCCCACTACTCCAACATCGCCAGCTCCGGCTTCCGTGAGCTGCTGGAGGGCCAGAAGGTCTCGTTCGACGTCGCCCAGGGCCAGAAGGGCCTGCAGGCGGAGAACATCATCCCCGCCTGA
- the hutH gene encoding histidine ammonia-lyase, with protein MHTVVVGTSGVTASDVLAVARDGARIELSDEAVAALAAAREIVDALAAKPEPVYGVSTGFGALATRHISPELRAQLQRNIVRSHAAGMGPRVEREVVRALMFLRLKTVCSGHTGVRPEVAQTMADILNAGITPVVHEYGSLGCSGDLAPLSHCALTLMGEGDAEGPDGVVRPAGELLAEAGIAPVELREKEGLALLNGTDGMLGMLVMALADLETLYKSADVTAALSLEALLGTDKVLAPELHAIRPHPGQGAAAANMLAVLKGSELTGHHQDGAPRVQDAYSVRCAPQVAGAGRDTLAHARTVAERELASAVDNPVVLPDGRVESNGNFHGAPVAYVLDFLAIAAADLGSIAERRTDRLLDKNRSHGLPPFLADDAGVDSGLMIAQYTQAALVSEMKRLAVPASADSIPSSAMQEDHVSMGWSAARKLRTAVDNLTRIVAIELYAATRAIELREGLTPAPASQAVIDAVRAAGVQGPGPDRFLSPDLEAADAFVRGGHVVAAVEPVTGPLA; from the coding sequence ATGCACACTGTGGTGGTGGGGACGTCCGGGGTGACCGCGTCCGACGTTCTCGCCGTGGCGCGCGACGGCGCCCGGATCGAACTCTCCGACGAGGCGGTGGCGGCCCTGGCCGCGGCCCGCGAGATCGTGGACGCGCTGGCGGCCAAGCCGGAGCCCGTCTACGGCGTCTCCACCGGTTTCGGCGCCCTCGCGACCCGGCACATCAGCCCGGAGCTGCGCGCCCAGCTGCAGCGCAACATCGTCCGCTCGCACGCCGCCGGGATGGGCCCGCGCGTGGAGCGCGAGGTCGTCCGCGCGCTGATGTTCCTGCGGCTCAAGACCGTCTGCTCGGGACACACGGGCGTGCGGCCCGAGGTCGCGCAGACCATGGCGGACATCCTCAACGCCGGGATCACCCCGGTCGTCCACGAGTACGGCTCCCTCGGCTGCTCCGGCGACCTGGCGCCGCTGTCCCACTGCGCGCTCACGCTCATGGGCGAGGGCGACGCCGAGGGTCCGGACGGAGTCGTACGGCCCGCGGGCGAGCTGCTCGCCGAGGCCGGCATCGCGCCCGTCGAGCTCCGCGAGAAGGAGGGCCTCGCCCTTCTCAACGGCACCGACGGCATGCTCGGCATGCTGGTCATGGCCCTCGCCGACCTGGAGACGCTCTACAAGTCCGCCGATGTGACGGCCGCGCTCTCCCTCGAAGCCCTCCTCGGGACGGACAAGGTCCTCGCCCCCGAGCTGCACGCCATCCGCCCGCACCCCGGGCAGGGCGCCGCGGCCGCCAACATGCTGGCCGTGCTGAAGGGTTCGGAGCTCACCGGGCACCACCAGGACGGCGCCCCGCGCGTCCAGGACGCCTACTCCGTGCGCTGCGCCCCGCAGGTCGCCGGCGCCGGCCGCGACACCCTCGCCCACGCGCGCACGGTCGCCGAGCGTGAACTCGCCTCCGCCGTCGACAACCCGGTCGTCCTCCCCGACGGCCGCGTCGAGTCCAACGGCAACTTCCACGGCGCCCCGGTCGCGTACGTCCTCGACTTCCTCGCCATCGCGGCGGCCGACCTCGGCTCCATCGCCGAGCGCCGCACCGACCGGCTGCTCGACAAGAACCGCTCGCACGGCTTGCCGCCGTTCCTCGCGGACGACGCCGGCGTCGACTCGGGCCTGATGATCGCCCAGTACACGCAGGCCGCGCTGGTCAGCGAGATGAAGCGGCTCGCCGTACCGGCGTCCGCCGACTCCATCCCCTCCTCCGCGATGCAGGAGGACCATGTGTCGATGGGGTGGTCGGCCGCGCGCAAGCTGCGTACCGCCGTGGACAACCTCACCCGGATCGTCGCGATCGAGCTGTACGCCGCCACCCGCGCGATCGAGCTGCGCGAGGGCCTGACCCCCGCCCCGGCGTCGCAGGCGGTCATCGACGCCGTCCGTGCGGCCGGCGTCCAGGGCCCCGGCCCGGACCGCTTCCTCTCCCCGGACCTGGAGGCGGCGGACGCCTTCGTGCGCGGCGGCCACGTGGTCGCGGCGGTGGAGCCGGTGACCGGACCGCTGGCCTGA
- a CDS encoding GGDEF domain-containing protein: protein MGEDRRLRAVVELSQGMAAAHTPRESWRAAALGACHALAGSFAALSVWERELGRLRVLANVGERAPDEDEFPDGEAYPVHQFPEITEFLHERWAGGGEPNAWVETADGPAGGGAGYCHQRVAALRRRGRGCCVVAPIVLHGRAWGELYVARPTGAPVFERADADFATVLASVVAAGIAQTERLEEARRLAFTDALTGLANRRAVDVRLDEAVERHKKDAVVVSLVVCDLNGLKRVNDTQGHAVGDRLLERFGSVLSLCGAMLPGTLAARLGGDEFCLLAVGPAADEVVRIADELCRRAAELELGEGVACGVASTEDPIGPVRSARRLFRLADAAQYRAKAVRAAKPVVAGREGPDDPVVRLADAPSPTEGERRRFRGRHERRP from the coding sequence ATGGGTGAGGACAGACGGCTGAGGGCTGTGGTGGAGCTGTCGCAGGGGATGGCGGCGGCGCACACCCCGCGCGAGTCGTGGCGGGCCGCCGCGCTCGGCGCGTGCCATGCGTTGGCCGGAAGCTTCGCCGCGCTCTCCGTGTGGGAGCGCGAACTGGGCCGGCTGCGGGTGCTCGCCAACGTCGGCGAGCGGGCCCCGGACGAGGACGAGTTCCCCGACGGGGAGGCCTACCCGGTGCACCAGTTCCCGGAGATCACCGAGTTTCTGCACGAGCGGTGGGCGGGCGGCGGTGAGCCCAACGCCTGGGTGGAGACGGCGGACGGCCCGGCGGGAGGCGGCGCCGGGTACTGCCATCAACGTGTCGCCGCGCTGCGCCGCCGCGGGCGCGGTTGCTGTGTTGTCGCCCCGATCGTGCTGCACGGCCGCGCGTGGGGCGAGCTGTATGTGGCCCGGCCGACCGGTGCCCCGGTCTTCGAGCGGGCCGACGCCGACTTCGCGACCGTCCTCGCCTCCGTGGTCGCGGCCGGGATCGCCCAGACCGAGCGCCTGGAGGAGGCCCGGCGGCTGGCGTTCACCGACGCGCTCACCGGGCTCGCCAACCGCCGTGCCGTGGACGTGCGCCTCGACGAGGCCGTCGAGCGGCACAAGAAGGACGCGGTCGTCGTCAGTCTCGTCGTCTGCGATCTCAACGGGCTCAAGCGCGTCAACGACACCCAGGGGCACGCGGTCGGTGACCGGCTGCTCGAACGGTTCGGGTCGGTGCTGTCCCTGTGCGGGGCCATGCTCCCGGGCACCCTCGCCGCACGCCTCGGCGGCGACGAGTTCTGTCTGCTGGCGGTGGGCCCGGCGGCGGACGAGGTCGTCCGTATCGCCGATGAACTCTGCCGCCGCGCCGCCGAGTTGGAGCTGGGGGAGGGCGTGGCGTGCGGGGTCGCCTCGACCGAGGATCCGATCGGGCCCGTGCGGTCCGCCCGCCGGCTGTTCCGGCTGGCCGACGCCGCGCAGTACCGGGCCAAGGCCGTGCGCGCGGCGAAGCCCGTGGTCGCCGGGCGCGAGGGTCCCGACGACCCGGTCGTACGCCTCGCGGACGCGCCGTCGCCCACGGAAGGGGAGCGCCGCCGCTTCCGGGGGCGACATGAGCGCCGCCCGTGA
- a CDS encoding enoyl-CoA hydratase/isomerase family protein, whose protein sequence is MAEQGDERRFGEFVAVRRHGYVAELALDRPKAMNAVSTDMARSIAAACEALGADRDVRVVVLTSTHERAFCVGADLKERNSFTDADLVRQRPVARAAYTGVLELPMPTVAAVHGFALGGGFELALSCDLIVADRTAVVGLPEVSVGVIPGGGGTQLLPRRVGAARAAELIFSARRLEAAEARELGLVDELVAEGEDRAEALALGARIAANSPVGLRAAKRALRLGQGLDLRAGLEVEDAAWRSVAFSGDRAEGVAAFNEKRAPRWPGE, encoded by the coding sequence ATGGCGGAGCAAGGGGACGAGCGGCGGTTCGGGGAGTTCGTCGCCGTACGGCGGCACGGGTACGTCGCGGAGCTCGCCCTCGACCGGCCCAAGGCCATGAACGCGGTGTCCACGGACATGGCCCGGTCGATCGCCGCCGCCTGCGAGGCGCTCGGCGCCGACCGTGACGTACGGGTGGTCGTGCTGACCTCCACCCATGAGCGCGCCTTCTGTGTCGGCGCCGACCTGAAGGAGCGCAACTCCTTCACCGACGCCGACCTGGTGCGGCAGCGCCCGGTGGCGCGGGCCGCGTACACCGGTGTCCTGGAGCTGCCGATGCCGACCGTCGCCGCCGTGCACGGCTTCGCGCTGGGCGGCGGGTTCGAGCTGGCGCTGTCGTGCGACCTGATCGTGGCCGACCGTACGGCGGTCGTCGGGCTGCCCGAGGTGTCCGTCGGGGTGATCCCCGGTGGGGGCGGTACGCAGCTGCTGCCCCGCAGGGTCGGTGCCGCGCGCGCGGCCGAGCTCATCTTCTCGGCGCGGCGTCTGGAGGCCGCCGAGGCGCGGGAGTTGGGCCTCGTGGACGAGTTGGTGGCGGAGGGTGAGGACCGGGCGGAAGCCCTCGCGCTCGGTGCCCGCATCGCCGCGAACTCGCCCGTTGGGCTGCGGGCGGCCAAGCGTGCGCTGCGGCTTGGGCAGGGGCTCGATCTGCGTGCGGGGCTTGAGGTCGAGGATGCCGCCTGGCGCTCCGTGGCCTTCTCGGGGGACCGGGCGGAGGGTGTGGCGGCGTTCAACGAGAAGCGTGCGCCGCGGTGGCCGGGGGAGTAG
- a CDS encoding adenylate/guanylate cyclase domain-containing protein, which produces MTVDDTGSDTGSHPAPDGESPRTAGSVTDATPTRPDARPDAGPDSRYERRPDANTRLDAHPDPDSEEDPLALRLEGLILGAERRYTPFQAARSAGVSMELASRFWRAMGFADIGQAKALTEADVLALRRLAGLVEAGLLSEAMAVQVARSTGQTTARLAEWQIDSFLEGLTEPPEPGMTRTEVTYPLIELLLPELEEFLVYVWRRQLAAATGRVVQAADDAEMVDRRLAVGFADLVGFTRLTRRMEEEELGELVEAFETTAADLVAAHGGRLIKTLGDEVLYSADDAGIAAEIALRLIETMANDETMPELRVGIAFGTVTTRMGDVFGTTVNLASRLTSIAPRDAVLVDGAFAEELIHTGDAPASEAEAAEAAAAAEKEGEEPPSYRFALQPMWQRPVRGLGVIEPWLLARRDAES; this is translated from the coding sequence GTGACCGTCGACGACACCGGCTCCGACACGGGTTCCCACCCCGCCCCCGACGGCGAGTCGCCCCGTACCGCCGGGTCGGTCACCGACGCGACCCCCACCCGCCCGGACGCACGGCCCGACGCCGGCCCGGACAGCCGGTACGAACGCCGCCCCGACGCGAACACCCGCCTGGACGCACACCCCGACCCGGACTCCGAAGAAGACCCGCTGGCGCTCCGCCTGGAAGGGCTCATCCTCGGCGCCGAACGCCGCTACACCCCGTTCCAGGCCGCCCGCAGCGCAGGCGTCTCCATGGAACTGGCCTCCCGCTTCTGGCGCGCCATGGGCTTCGCCGACATCGGCCAGGCCAAGGCGCTGACGGAAGCGGACGTCCTCGCCCTGCGCCGCCTCGCCGGTCTCGTCGAGGCGGGCCTGCTGAGCGAGGCCATGGCCGTGCAGGTGGCGCGCTCCACCGGCCAGACCACCGCCCGCCTGGCCGAGTGGCAGATCGATTCGTTCCTGGAGGGGCTGACCGAGCCCCCGGAACCGGGAATGACGCGCACCGAGGTGACGTACCCCCTGATCGAGCTGCTCCTGCCCGAGCTGGAGGAGTTCCTCGTCTATGTCTGGCGGCGCCAGCTCGCCGCCGCGACCGGACGGGTCGTACAGGCGGCGGACGACGCCGAAATGGTCGACCGCCGTCTCGCCGTCGGCTTCGCGGACCTGGTCGGTTTCACGCGGCTGACCCGCCGCATGGAGGAAGAGGAGCTCGGGGAACTCGTCGAGGCCTTCGAGACCACGGCGGCGGACCTGGTGGCCGCGCACGGGGGCCGCCTCATCAAGACCCTGGGCGACGAGGTCCTGTACTCGGCGGACGACGCCGGTATCGCCGCCGAGATCGCGCTGCGCCTCATCGAGACCATGGCGAACGACGAGACGATGCCGGAGCTGCGCGTCGGCATCGCCTTCGGCACGGTGACCACTCGAATGGGCGATGTGTTCGGTACGACCGTGAACCTGGCGAGCCGCCTCACCTCGATAGCGCCACGCGACGCGGTCCTGGTGGACGGCGCCTTCGCGGAGGAACTGATCCACACCGGCGACGCCCCCGCCTCCGAGGCGGAGGCCGCCGAAGCCGCGGCCGCCGCGGAGAAGGAGGGCGAGGAACCGCCCTCCTACCGCTTCGCCCTCCAGCCGATGTGGCAGCGCCCGGTCCGCGGCCTCGGCGTGATCGAACCCTGGCTGCTCGCCCGCAGGGACGCCGAGTCCTAG